TTCCATACCGATCACCGATAGCGCCCCCAGGTAGCAAGAGAGAGGCAGTGAACAGTGCGTAGCTCTGGACAATCCATTGAATACTGCCTGAGGTCCCCTGGAAGGCAGCTTGCAATCTCGGTAACGCAACATTGACAACTGAGCTATCCATGAACGCCAGTGACGAGCCAAGGATGATGGCAATTAATACCCATTTGCGGTCGTTCGGGGTACAAGGTGAAGCCGACGCACTTGAATCTACGTGAATACAGGGGGGTAAAACATGAGCATTAGCAGTCGGAATCATTGGCACAAGTCATGGATGCTCCCGAATGAGAAAGGACGCGCAGCCGACGCCCCAACTGGCAAAGGTCGAAGTCGTTTGGTTCGCCGTGTAGCAACAGAATCCATCATTATCACCATATGCCTTCAGTTCGGTGACGGACTATAGGGGATACCCATTAACAGATAGCCCGTAACATAAGGACCCGATTGTGATGAGCTATGAGTCAGTTTAGAGTTCGTGTGATAAGAGAAAGTCGCCACAATAGGCTTGGACTACCGATATGGAAAATGTAAAAGTTCGCATCATGCTGATAGACGGCCCTACCTTGTTCATTGAATATGCCGGCCTTCGTCTTCTTACCGATCCCACCTTTGACCCGCCCCAGCTTTATCCTTTGGGAGGAGAAAATCTCAGGAAGTATAATTCGCCACCGGTGACACCTGAGTCGCTGCTGCCCATTGACGCAGTTCTGCTGAGTCACGATCATCATATGGATAATCTGGACCAGGCTGGAAGAGCGTTTCTCCCGAGTGCGGGGCGCGTGATCACGACCGCCAGCGGAGCAAAGAGACTCGGAGGAGAGACGATCGGCCTTCACCCGTGGGAGACGACCACCATTCCGCTGCCGAATGGGGGTAAACTCACCATTACCGCGACGCCCGCGCGTCATGGTCCAATTGGGATTGAGCCAATCATCGGCGATGTGGTCGGATTCGTACTCTCGACTGAAGGCCACCGGGACATCTACATCACTGGTGACACGGTATGGTTTGAGGGTTTGGAGCCGGTAGCGCAGCGGTTCAATGTTGGTCTTGCTGTCCTCTATGCTGGTGCAGCTCAGCCGCGAGGCCCCTTCAACGTAACCATGAACTCCAACGACGCGCTTGAAGCAGCTAGTCGCTTCAAGGATGCCAAGATTACGTCTGTTCATAACTATGGCTGGAGTCATTTCATCCAGAGCCCGCAGGAATTGGAGACAGCCTTCAAATTTGTTGGGAATGATCGGCTCATCACACTAAAACCAGCTGTCCCAGTCGACTTGACTATTTGAGACTGCGCCCACCCGCTGACATTCGAGACCCTGTGCATCGAAAGGCAGCGGGTGACTGTGCAAATTTCCAGTATTGTCAGTTCCGACTTCCCATCTCTATCGTAGGGGGAATGGACAACATCAGGCTGACGGCCCGTGAGCGTGAGCTTTGGCGTGCTGTAGAGATACTCGGCGGTGTCATCTCCAGCCGTATTGAGAGCGAAGCCCTGAAAGCCTGCGTCAAAACTTCAACTATCCTCCCCCTCGGAACCTCTTCTTCGGGACCTTCCCTTCAGGCCATTTTGATGGCCTCGCTATACCGAAAGACTCACCTTCGATTTCGCAGTGACCCGTCATGCAGATGCACCCGTAGCATCTTTTGAAACAACTTTGGATACGCCGATAAAGCGCGCAGTGCATGTGAACGTAAACCTGGTCGTCGGTCCATCAGCAACATGGCGGATGCCATTGCTTGCGGGAGCCGCAACGTCGTGACGTGTTTCGAGGCATAGCTGTCCAGGTTATTCGAGCCGATAGCATCGGCCAGCAGCCTCGCCTGACGAAAGCTAATCGCCAGGCCCTCGCCCGTGATCGCATCGACAGATCCCGACGCGTCGCCCAGAAGCGCAATGTTGCCCCGCGTGACGCGACGCAGGCGTGTGGTGGTAGTGATCGCGCCGCGTTCGCTTGTAATGCACTGGAGGCCCGAGAGCTTGGCACGCAGCAGAGGCACACTATCGATAATGTCCTGCAGCCTCACTTCACGAGAACTCGTGACGACTGCTACGCAGATTTCTTCCTGACTCAGCGGAGTGATATAGGCCTGTCCCGCAGCAGCCCAGTGAACTTCTACGTATTCGCTCCAAGGTCTTATGCGGTAGTGGGCACGGAAGCCGAAACGTCGATGACGCAATCTGCGATCGTCAAGTGCTGCCCACGAACGTACACGCGAAGCGTGGCCATCAGCGCCGATTATCCAGCGATATGCGCACGGCTTACTCTGGACGGTTGGCGGTGCCGAAACACTGAGGACGACAGGCGCACCCCACAACATGCGAACGCCAACGTTCCTTGCATATTCCATTAGCAGATTGTGCAACGTTAATCTGCGGACGCCGAGACCCGTTTTGCTGGTTCCGTTGCTACTGTCTCGATCAAAGGTAGCCGATACCGTGCTATGCCCATCAGCAAAACGAATCCCGATAAACGGGGCACCGTCGTTCGGGCGCGGCACGACGCCCAGTTGAGCTAGTTCGAACAGCGCGTCCGGCATCAACCCTTCACCACAAGCCTTATCGATAGGAGGTCGCTGCGAATCCGCCAGTAATACGTCTGCTCCGCGGCGTCGCAGCGCAATTGCCGCCGCTAGCCCGGCAGGACCACCGCCGACAATTAGAACATCACAGCTCTGTTTCAAGACGTCGCCTTCCTCATAACTCCCAGCATGCGAGAGCCGGCCGCTCGGCATAAGCTTTGGGCAAGTTCAGCAGCCTATAAACAGATTCCCGCGCGATGGCCGGCATCTCACCTTCCATTCGCAGTCGCTGCGCGTCGAGGAAGCATCCGTAAGGTGCTCGTTGATTTCGAGATAAACGGTGCGGGCTTCGCTTGTTTATGCCAGCGGATCCACCCGCGTTGAAGTAGCGGTTCTTCCGAAGCATGTTACAAACTGAAGGTCCTCTCTCAGACGGGAACTGACGGACAGACGATTTCGTTAGAGATGGAGCCAATATAGCAACCATCGCCATGAGGAACACCCGAGCAGAATTAGGAAGAAGGTACGCACGATTACCCAACGCATGCTGTGGCCGGCTAACTACTGACACTCACACTCGGCGTCGGGCATCTGCAAGGGAACGCTAAAATTCCTCCCCGACCATCTCCTCGCTCTTTTTCCAAAGTGCCTCGGCAGTGGCGGCGTCGAGAGCGTACGCCCGAACGCCGTCATCTAGCGGTCCGAGCGGGCGATTATCCGATATGACTGGACTGGTGCGACAATTCTCGCAGTAGCCCGCCCCAACTTCATCGCCCGACGCCACGACAGCACACCAGACTGACGTCGCCGCACCTTGCTGAATTGTTTTCAATACGAACGGTTCTTTGCCTTCAGCGGCTAGCTGCTGGTTCATTTGGTCGATCATTTTCTCCATTGAACCTGGCTCCATGTGGCGCCCTAACTCAGTTTTGATGAGTCCTGGATGGACCGCCGTGGCGCGCGTACCACGGGCCCTGTGACGCTTATCGAACTCGACGCCAAAAAGAATGTTGGCCGTCTTCGATCGTCCATAGCCCACAAAGGGCTGGTATTCAGTTCTTGCGAAGTTCGGGTCGTCGAGGTCGACATTTGTGTATCGATGAGCTCCGGAGGATAGGTTAACGAGGCGCCCTCCGTCACGAATGAGTGCTGCGATCCGGTTGATCAGGACAAAGTGTCCAAGGTGATTCGTCCCGAATTGCCGCTCGAACCCATCCACCGTGTATTCAAGTGGAGTCGCCATGACACCTGCATTCGCGATTACTACATCGAATTGTTCGCCACTGTCCAACAATGCGTTGGCGCAAGCTCTCGCACTGCTGAGCTTTGCAAGGTCGGCTTCAACCAACTCGAAGTTGCCACCTTGTGCCTGCGCATCTTTTGTGATTTCGGTCGTCGCCCGTTGGGCCTTCGCCAAATCCCGCACGGCGCCCACAACATGCGCGCCATGCGAAACCAGCGATCGGGCAGTCTCGACTCCAATGCCGGCCGATACTCCGGTGACGAGGATCCTCTTGCCATTCAAATTGATTCCGGACAATACCTCGTCTGCCGTCGACGTAGCACCAAACGTGTTCGTCATCTTACTCCCTCCGTCTACAAATCAATAGAATTGGATGACGGCTGAATTCTCAGCGAGCTGGTCTCGTGGCCGCATCAGCCGCAGGGATTTACTCGGGATAGATCAGATTAGTGTTTGCTTCTCCCCGGTAGGAGTCTTCGCTGTAAAGAGGCCCGCAAAGTTATTTCGATACTGGAGAAAGACCAGAATCCAAAGCACGGACGCGACCAAGGCCGGAGCGATGCTGGCTGGAGCAAGAGTCAAATGAAAGGCAAGGATGTTGTAGAGTTCCGCCGCGAGCAGTGCCAGCGCCAGAGGTACAAAGTATCCCGACAGAAGCAAGACACCGCCCAATAACTGTACCGCGAAGTAGAACGCAGAGAAATGCGATGTACTGACGACCACGAAGAACTGCATCACCAGTGGATTGGCCGGCGGTGGTTGAGGAATAAAATTAAGAAACCCGTTCAGGCCGAAAACTGCGAACATCAGTCCCAGCAGATAGCGTGCAATTGTCGAAGCAATTTTCATGTGCTGTCTCTCCTTTAGAGGGTCTGCGCGTACGTTTGCACGGCCTGAAGATGGGGCGCGAGAAATGTATCCCGATCCTGACCATGATTCAGCGCCATGGTGCCGCCAGCTGTGAGAAATGTCGCTGCCGTCACGCCGAGGAAGCCGAAGAGTGCTCGAAGATATGGCTCCACGAAATTAAACGAGGCCATCTGGGTTTGGGCGTCGTAGATGCCGCCAGTTGCAAGGATGAACGTCGCCTTTTTGCCGATGATCAGCCCCTTTGGTGTTCCATCCGTGTAGGAGAAGGTCTTGCCGACACGAGCGATCTGGTCAATCCAGAGCTTCAGCACAGAGGGCACGCTGAAGTTATGCATGGGCACACCGAAGACATATTCATCAGCCTCCTCTAGTTCTGACAAAAAGGAATCCGACAGCGAAAGCAACTGTTTCTGCTCCGGAGTACGCGCCTCTTCGGGCGTATACACAGCACCCACCCACTCAGCAGTGATGGGCGGAATTGAAGTCGTGTTCAGGTCGCGGTCAATTACCAGCCCATGCGGATGGGAAGACTTCCACTGGGTGACAAACGCGGCGGTCAATTCACGTGAGACGGAACGACCATGGAGTGGACTGGAATCGACGTGCAAAAGCTTAGGCATCAGAAAACCCCCTATGCGACATCTGATGACTAATAGACATTAGTCGATTCAAAAGATAGACATGTGTCGAATAAGTACACTGTCGCGCTGCGAGGGACTATGCTTGAATTAGATATGTCAGATTCATTCCGATTCGGGGACGAGGTGGATTCAGTCGATCCACGCATTCTGCGGAGCCGCAGCATGCTTATTGAAGGTCTGGCTAGGTTGCTCAATATAAAAGACTTCGATCATATTTCTGTTCAGGACATCGCCGACGAGGCCGCTCTGAATCGCGCTACCTTTTATCTCCATTACCCAGATAAGAATGCCTTGTTGCAGGCCATGACTGAGACCCGGTTCCGGGAACTCGTTGAGCGTCGAAGTTTAACTTTCTCAGACTGTGAAGGTGGATTGCGGGCAATCGCATTAGGCGTCTGCGACTATCTTGCCGAGACCACCGGTTGCCCCAGTCAGTTGAAGAAAATGCCAGTCGAAGGATCAATCATCCCAGTCGTGGAAGCGATTTTCATGGAAGGCGCAAAAAACCACCCGGACGTGCCCGGTTTCGATAAAGCGATGGTGGCGACTACGACAGCCTGGGCAATCTTCGGTGCGGCCCGACGCTGGATTGAAACATCGGATCGTATTCCGGCCGAGGAGATGGCAGCGAAGATCGAGGGTATGGTCAAGCCGATCCTTCTGAACGTTTCTAAGGCGGCAAGTAAAGTCGGACTGTAGAGTGGCTCGTTTTGCTCCCTGTGGACTGTGGTCAGCTTATCGAGGGCCACAGCTGTTATCGGAGCGTGCGCCAGCTCCATAACGTGAAGCCAGCCACGTATCTATGATGCCTATCCTTCAATCGAAATGACGTAACGGAACTACCCGATCGTCACAGAAATCAAGTCCGCTTGAGTTCCTGTGTGTTGACAGAACTGACTGACCTCACAATGCATGGGCACTGCCAATACGCACAACCAAGCGCTGTTAGCGGATGACTATAACGTATATCCATTAATGGACATCTCGTAATAGAAGCACACAATTGCTTGGGGATGCTAATCCGTTTACAGTCAGGCAAATTGATCGTTGTCCTCTGAAGGCTGCCTGAACGGACTGAAGGACAGAAAAGCAGCTTCCAGATTGTGGGTGTTGTAGGTTCCCCCATCCATCGTTATCGTTGGTGCGTGGACAAGTTCAATCTGACAGCTCGTGAGCTCAACCTTTGGCGTGCCGTGAAGATACTCAGCGATGTCGTGTTCAGCCGCATTGAGAGCGGCGTCCTGAGGGCTTGCGGGCTTTCGGGCTCGGAGTTTAGCGTGTTAAGTCGCCTTCACGATTTAGGCGATGGGAAATTGGGCCAGCAGGACCTTTTACAGTCGTTGAAGTGGAACAAGAGCAGGCTTTCGCATCAGCTTACCCGCATGGAAGCAAAGGGATTTGTTCGTCGCGAGCCCGCCGGTCGCACCGCGGAGGTAGTGATGCTTGCTGCTGGGAAGAGGGTGCTCAAAGCGGCGCAGCCTGCGCACGCTCAAGCCATACGGCAGTACCTCAGCAAGAAGCTCACCCGAGAAGAAGCTGACACGCTACTCGCCATCTTTGAAAAGCTTTCAGAGTAGGTCCTTCTCGACTCTTGACCGTTCCAGATCGCTCCCTGACTTCACTCCTGGTTCCATCTCTCCAGCGGTTGCAGCCAGAAGGCCTCATGAAAAGAGAGCTCGAATGTATGCCTCACGAACTCGGTCCCGAAGTATAGAAGAGGAATTGCCACAGCAAGCATGACCGCGAAACATAGGACATTGCCGATGGTTTCAAGCGGCGTAGCGCGTGAGGGGGTGAGCGGCGATCCACAC
This DNA window, taken from Acidicapsa ligni, encodes the following:
- a CDS encoding MBL fold metallo-hydrolase, producing MENVKVRIMLIDGPTLFIEYAGLRLLTDPTFDPPQLYPLGGENLRKYNSPPVTPESLLPIDAVLLSHDHHMDNLDQAGRAFLPSAGRVITTASGAKRLGGETIGLHPWETTTIPLPNGGKLTITATPARHGPIGIEPIIGDVVGFVLSTEGHRDIYITGDTVWFEGLEPVAQRFNVGLAVLYAGAAQPRGPFNVTMNSNDALEAASRFKDAKITSVHNYGWSHFIQSPQELETAFKFVGNDRLITLKPAVPVDLTI
- a CDS encoding NAD(P)/FAD-dependent oxidoreductase, coding for MKQSCDVLIVGGGPAGLAAAIALRRRGADVLLADSQRPPIDKACGEGLMPDALFELAQLGVVPRPNDGAPFIGIRFADGHSTVSATFDRDSSNGTSKTGLGVRRLTLHNLLMEYARNVGVRMLWGAPVVLSVSAPPTVQSKPCAYRWIIGADGHASRVRSWAALDDRRLRHRRFGFRAHYRIRPWSEYVEVHWAAAGQAYITPLSQEEICVAVVTSSREVRLQDIIDSVPLLRAKLSGLQCITSERGAITTTTRLRRVTRGNIALLGDASGSVDAITGEGLAISFRQARLLADAIGSNNLDSYASKHVTTLRLPQAMASAMLLMDRRPGLRSHALRALSAYPKLFQKMLRVHLHDGSLRNRR
- a CDS encoding SDR family NAD(P)-dependent oxidoreductase is translated as MTNTFGATSTADEVLSGINLNGKRILVTGVSAGIGVETARSLVSHGAHVVGAVRDLAKAQRATTEITKDAQAQGGNFELVEADLAKLSSARACANALLDSGEQFDVVIANAGVMATPLEYTVDGFERQFGTNHLGHFVLINRIAALIRDGGRLVNLSSGAHRYTNVDLDDPNFARTEYQPFVGYGRSKTANILFGVEFDKRHRARGTRATAVHPGLIKTELGRHMEPGSMEKMIDQMNQQLAAEGKEPFVLKTIQQGAATSVWCAVVASGDEVGAGYCENCRTSPVISDNRPLGPLDDGVRAYALDAATAEALWKKSEEMVGEEF
- a CDS encoding FMN-dependent NADH-azoreductase gives rise to the protein MPKLLHVDSSPLHGRSVSRELTAAFVTQWKSSHPHGLVIDRDLNTTSIPPITAEWVGAVYTPEEARTPEQKQLLSLSDSFLSELEEADEYVFGVPMHNFSVPSVLKLWIDQIARVGKTFSYTDGTPKGLIIGKKATFILATGGIYDAQTQMASFNFVEPYLRALFGFLGVTAATFLTAGGTMALNHGQDRDTFLAPHLQAVQTYAQTL
- a CDS encoding TetR/AcrR family transcriptional regulator, with the protein product MLIEGLARLLNIKDFDHISVQDIADEAALNRATFYLHYPDKNALLQAMTETRFRELVERRSLTFSDCEGGLRAIALGVCDYLAETTGCPSQLKKMPVEGSIIPVVEAIFMEGAKNHPDVPGFDKAMVATTTAWAIFGAARRWIETSDRIPAEEMAAKIEGMVKPILLNVSKAASKVGL
- a CDS encoding MarR family winged helix-turn-helix transcriptional regulator, encoding MGVVGSPIHRYRWCVDKFNLTARELNLWRAVKILSDVVFSRIESGVLRACGLSGSEFSVLSRLHDLGDGKLGQQDLLQSLKWNKSRLSHQLTRMEAKGFVRREPAGRTAEVVMLAAGKRVLKAAQPAHAQAIRQYLSKKLTREEADTLLAIFEKLSE